A single window of Betta splendens chromosome 11, fBetSpl5.4, whole genome shotgun sequence DNA harbors:
- the LOC114866085 gene encoding zinc fingers and homeoboxes protein 2-like isoform X1 — protein sequence MSSRRKSSTPCMVRLISNIAEEQDESEEVMDVETVADKDQSEPSESDSRKESPENSEHESKLVQNQNPEPLEQEQHLANKDQPPVFEALEAREEKDSRTRCEPASQKRQPRGYECKYCPFSTQNLNDFKVHVDSSHPNVILNPLYLCAVCNFNTKKFDSLTEHNESQHPGETNFKFKRIKLNNQTILEQTIEGKDNSVGCEVTNEQGESSSCGVLPPCISTTVKAPDHVLQSQLDGRIQKDQITAVSINGTVIIPEPTMLQGLSHVTPMLQRPPNFNSVPKIAVPLNTTKYNPSLDDNLTLITSFNKFPYPTHAELSWLTAASKHPEEQIKVWFTTQRLKQGITWSPEEVEEARKKMFNGSIPPTHHTFTVLPTSPVSQASAKASLQPIVHTTVEHPGQVRTAASNGLSVATTAISPAGVTNLKRSMPTQLTTAFAPESKRPVMAVAPHSGDSKDRGLMAPPPPPPPLKDRLPMAPPPVPMEIKRSVAVPLVTTEMKRSSAAVPLMPPPSLPSSSPLSSKGKILSTLGTPKTKPMVSLPSIVFPESLTRPMIAPPPICAPPFKNSLLIPRTKASKEKPPNTYHLSAVDMKLPNSPPLVTPQIRRPTIIQSIRAPPKASSQIPGFLLDGKKLKEQQGVDLKSSYPRGDKVLTPLAESNGTSRTDGKWPPNQIRPGHNNGVTHLESGEQPAAQKPDFHQKSSVLTQFPLLERMKGKTAEQLKILEENFLRNSFPTHGDVDSLSATTHLSHQEIESWFAERRALRDNLEQALLNSMGTKRTGVSGIPAIADKRLHQHQQTQLNGIHKPSSGGHLKSPPPPTLSLPILAPSTIAPTAQNQNSCSVPPESRSLALLKDDFAQMRWPSPEEFSQLECRTGLARTDLTRWFKDSRLQSGTMELTELFYNNGVNGGQGLPACSPENAPPSFIQRCQEGAVANSNTASKVLEVELGWLMEQRASSQQHDELHERFAGSRLRQQNMGDLKNGGARDVFGSWLDDGHLRRGRELLLDRERKMTEETSGRLTG from the exons atGTCCAGCCGCAGGAAGTCCTCCACCCCGTGTATGGTTCGTCTCATCAGCAACATAGCTGAGGAGCAAGACGAGTCTGAGGAGGTGATGGACGTAGAAACGGTGGCAGACAAAGATCAGTCGGAACCCTCAGAATCAGACAGCCGGAAGGAGAGTCCAGAGAATTCAGAGCATGAGAGCAAACTGGTGCAAAACCAGAATCCTGAGCCATTAGAACAAGAGCAGCACTTGGCTAATAAAGACCAGCCTCCTGTCTTTGAAGCTTTAGAGGccagagaggagaaggacagTAGGACCAGATGTGAGCCAGCGTCCCAGAAAAGGCAGCCGCGAGGATACGAATGCAAGTACTGTCCGTTCTCAACACAAAACCTGAATGACTTCAAAGTGCATGTGGACTCCAGCCACCCGAACGTCATCCTCAACCCTCTGTATCTCTGTGCTGTCTGTAACTTCAACACAAAGAAGTTTGACTCGCTGACAGAGCACAACGAGAGCCAGCACCCGGGAGAAACCAACTTCAAGTTTAAGAGAATCAAACTGAACAATCAGACTATCTTAGAACAGACAATCGAAGGCAAAGACAATTCAGTGGGATGCGAAGTGACAAATGAACAaggtgaaagcagcagctgtggtgTGCTGCCTCCTTGCATATCTACCACGGTGAAAGCGCCGGACCATGTGCTACAAAGCCAGCTGGACGGACGGATCCAGAAGGATCAAATCACAGCAGTGAGCATCAATGGAACAGTCATCATCCCTGAACCCACCATGCTCCAAGGGCTCTCCCATGTCACGCCCATGCTCCAGCGCCCGCCCAACTTTAACTCTGTACCAAAAATAGCTGTTCCGTTGAACACCACCAAATATAACCCTTCTTTAGATGACAACCTGACGCTAATCACATCCTTTAACAAGTTTCCTTACCCAACTCATGCTGAGCTGTCGTGGCTTACAGCTGCCTCCAAACACCCGGAGGAGCAGATCAAAGTGTGGTTCACCACTCAGCGGCTGAAGCAAGGCATCACTTGGTCCccagaggaggtggaagaagCCAGGAAGAAAATGTTCAACGGGTCCATCCCTCCTACTCATCATACCTTCACTGTGTTGCCTACAAGCCCCGTCTCTCAGGCGTCTGCCAAAGCCTCCCTGCAGCCCATTGTCCACACCACAGTCGAGCATCCAGGTCAGGTCCGAACAGCGGCTTCCAATGGGCTCAGTGTAGCCACAACTGCGATCTCTCCTGCTGGAGTCACCAATCTTAAACGCTCCATGCCAACACAGCTGACAACAGCGTTTGCCCCCGAGTCCAAACGGCCTGTCATGGCTGTTGCCCCGCATTCTGGTGATTCTAAAGACCGGGGGCTCATggctccacccccaccccctcctccccttaaAGATCGACTTCCAATGGCTCCACCTCCGGTTCCCATGGAGATAAAGAGATCTGTAGCAGTTCCTCTGGTCACCACTGAGATGAAGAGGTCATCCGCTGCTGTGCCTTTAATGCCACCGCCATCGCTGCCATCGTCATCACCTTTGTCGTCCAAAGGGAAGATTCTGTCGACATTAGGAACTCCCAAAACAAAGCCAATGGTGTCATTGCCCTCCATAGTCTTTCCAGAGTCCTTAACAAGACCGATGATAGCTCCCCCACCTATCTGTGCCCCCCCATTCAAAAACTCACTGCTTATTCCTCGTACCAAGGCTTCCAAAGAAAAGCCACCCAATACCTATCATCTATCAGCTGTTGATATGAAGCTTCCAAACTCCCCTCCACTTGTTACCCCACAAATAAGAAGGCCAACCATTATTCAGTCCATTCGTGCTCCACCTAAAGCTTCTTCCCAAATTCCTGGATTCCTTCTGGATGGCAAAAAGCTAAAAGAGCAGCAAGGGGTGGACCTGAAATCTAGCTATCCTAGAGGAGACAAGGTCCTTACTCCTCTGGCAGAGTCTAATGGGACGTCTCGCACAGACGGCAAATGGCCTCCAAATCAGATAAGACCTGGTCATAACAACGGAGTTACTCACCTGGAGAGTGGGGAGCAACCAGCGGCTCAGAAACCAGACTTTCACCAAAAGTCCTCTGTGCTGACACAGTTCCCTCTGCTGGAGAGGATGAAAGGAAAGACGGCAGAGCAGCTAAAGATCTTGGAGGAGAACTTCTTGAGAAATAGCTTCCCCACACACGGTGATGTGGACAGTCTGTCAGCCACTACCCACCTGTCTCACCAGGAGATTGAGAGCTGGTTTGCTGAACGCCGTGCACTGCGCGACAACCTGGAGCAAGCCCTTCTCAATTCCATGGGCACTAAGAGGACCGGAGTAAGTGGCATTCCTGCCATCGCTGACAAACGCCTACATCAGCATCAACAAACTCAGCTAAATGGGATTCACAAGCCAAGCAGCGGCGGCCATCTTAAAAGCCCTCCTCCACCCACGCTCAGTCTGCCTATCCTGGCTCCCAGCACCATTGCACCTACCGCCCAAAATCAAAACTCCTGCTCAGTGCCTCCAGAGAGCCGATCCCTGGCGCTCCTCAAGGACGATTTTGCTCAAATGCGGTGGCCTTCCCCTGAGGAGTTCAGCCAGCTGGAGTGTCGGACAGGACTGGCTCGTACAGACCTTACTCGCTGGTTTAAGGACAGCCGCCTCCAGAGCGGCACCATGGAGCTGACAGAACTTTTTTACAACAACGGCGTTAATGGAGGTCAGGGGCTGCCTGCGTGCTCCCCTGAAAACGCCCCACCGAGCTTTATTCAGCGCTGTCAGGAAGGTGCTGTGGCCAACAGCAACACCGCCAGCaaggtgctggaggtggagtTGGGATGGCTGATGGAGCAGCGCGCCAGCAGTCAGCAGCACGATGAGCTCCATGAGCGCTTCGCTGGCAG CAGACTGAGGCAGCAGAACATGGGCGACTTAAAGAACGGAGGAGCGCGGGACGTGTTCGGGAGCTGGTTGGACGACGGACACCTGAGGAGAGGACGGGAGCTGCTCctggacagagagaggaagatgacGGAGGAAACATCTGGGAGGCTGACTGGATAA
- the LOC114866085 gene encoding zinc fingers and homeoboxes protein 2-like isoform X2 → MSSRRKSSTPCMVRLISNIAEEQDESEEVMDVETVADKDQSEPSESDSRKESPENSEHESKLVQNQNPEPLEQEQHLANKDQPPVFEALEAREEKDSRTRCEPASQKRQPRGYECKYCPFSTQNLNDFKVHVDSSHPNVILNPLYLCAVCNFNTKKFDSLTEHNESQHPGETNFKFKRIKLNNQTILEQTIEGKDNSVGCEVTNEQGESSSCGVLPPCISTTVKAPDHVLQSQLDGRIQKDQITAVSINGTVIIPEPTMLQGLSHVTPMLQRPPNFNSVPKIAVPLNTTKYNPSLDDNLTLITSFNKFPYPTHAELSWLTAASKHPEEQIKVWFTTQRLKQGITWSPEEVEEARKKMFNGSIPPTHHTFTVLPTSPVSQASAKASLQPIVHTTVEHPGQVRTAASNGLSVATTAISPAGVTNLKRSMPTQLTTAFAPESKRPVMAVAPHSGDSKDRGLMAPPPPPPPLKDRLPMAPPPVPMEIKRSVAVPLVTTEMKRSSAAVPLMPPPSLPSSSPLSSKGKILSTLGTPKTKPMVSLPSIVFPESLTRPMIAPPPICAPPFKNSLLIPRTKASKEKPPNTYHLSAVDMKLPNSPPLVTPQIRRPTIIQSIRAPPKASSQIPGFLLDGKKLKEQQGVDLKSSYPRGDKVLTPLAESNGTSRTDGKWPPNQIRPGHNNGVTHLESGEQPAAQKPDFHQKSSVLTQFPLLERMKGKTAEQLKILEENFLRNSFPTHGDVDSLSATTHLSHQEIESWFAERRALRDNLEQALLNSMGTKRTGVSGIPAIADKRLHQHQQTQLNGIHKPSSGGHLKSPPPPTLSLPILAPSTIAPTAQNQNSCSVPPESRSLALLKDDFAQMRWPSPEEFSQLECRTGLARTDLTRWFKDSRLQSGTMELTELFYNNGVNGGQGLPACSPENAPPSFIQRCQEGAVANSNTASKVLEVELGWLMEQRASSQQHDELHERFAGRLRQQNMGDLKNGGARDVFGSWLDDGHLRRGRELLLDRERKMTEETSGRLTG, encoded by the exons atGTCCAGCCGCAGGAAGTCCTCCACCCCGTGTATGGTTCGTCTCATCAGCAACATAGCTGAGGAGCAAGACGAGTCTGAGGAGGTGATGGACGTAGAAACGGTGGCAGACAAAGATCAGTCGGAACCCTCAGAATCAGACAGCCGGAAGGAGAGTCCAGAGAATTCAGAGCATGAGAGCAAACTGGTGCAAAACCAGAATCCTGAGCCATTAGAACAAGAGCAGCACTTGGCTAATAAAGACCAGCCTCCTGTCTTTGAAGCTTTAGAGGccagagaggagaaggacagTAGGACCAGATGTGAGCCAGCGTCCCAGAAAAGGCAGCCGCGAGGATACGAATGCAAGTACTGTCCGTTCTCAACACAAAACCTGAATGACTTCAAAGTGCATGTGGACTCCAGCCACCCGAACGTCATCCTCAACCCTCTGTATCTCTGTGCTGTCTGTAACTTCAACACAAAGAAGTTTGACTCGCTGACAGAGCACAACGAGAGCCAGCACCCGGGAGAAACCAACTTCAAGTTTAAGAGAATCAAACTGAACAATCAGACTATCTTAGAACAGACAATCGAAGGCAAAGACAATTCAGTGGGATGCGAAGTGACAAATGAACAaggtgaaagcagcagctgtggtgTGCTGCCTCCTTGCATATCTACCACGGTGAAAGCGCCGGACCATGTGCTACAAAGCCAGCTGGACGGACGGATCCAGAAGGATCAAATCACAGCAGTGAGCATCAATGGAACAGTCATCATCCCTGAACCCACCATGCTCCAAGGGCTCTCCCATGTCACGCCCATGCTCCAGCGCCCGCCCAACTTTAACTCTGTACCAAAAATAGCTGTTCCGTTGAACACCACCAAATATAACCCTTCTTTAGATGACAACCTGACGCTAATCACATCCTTTAACAAGTTTCCTTACCCAACTCATGCTGAGCTGTCGTGGCTTACAGCTGCCTCCAAACACCCGGAGGAGCAGATCAAAGTGTGGTTCACCACTCAGCGGCTGAAGCAAGGCATCACTTGGTCCccagaggaggtggaagaagCCAGGAAGAAAATGTTCAACGGGTCCATCCCTCCTACTCATCATACCTTCACTGTGTTGCCTACAAGCCCCGTCTCTCAGGCGTCTGCCAAAGCCTCCCTGCAGCCCATTGTCCACACCACAGTCGAGCATCCAGGTCAGGTCCGAACAGCGGCTTCCAATGGGCTCAGTGTAGCCACAACTGCGATCTCTCCTGCTGGAGTCACCAATCTTAAACGCTCCATGCCAACACAGCTGACAACAGCGTTTGCCCCCGAGTCCAAACGGCCTGTCATGGCTGTTGCCCCGCATTCTGGTGATTCTAAAGACCGGGGGCTCATggctccacccccaccccctcctccccttaaAGATCGACTTCCAATGGCTCCACCTCCGGTTCCCATGGAGATAAAGAGATCTGTAGCAGTTCCTCTGGTCACCACTGAGATGAAGAGGTCATCCGCTGCTGTGCCTTTAATGCCACCGCCATCGCTGCCATCGTCATCACCTTTGTCGTCCAAAGGGAAGATTCTGTCGACATTAGGAACTCCCAAAACAAAGCCAATGGTGTCATTGCCCTCCATAGTCTTTCCAGAGTCCTTAACAAGACCGATGATAGCTCCCCCACCTATCTGTGCCCCCCCATTCAAAAACTCACTGCTTATTCCTCGTACCAAGGCTTCCAAAGAAAAGCCACCCAATACCTATCATCTATCAGCTGTTGATATGAAGCTTCCAAACTCCCCTCCACTTGTTACCCCACAAATAAGAAGGCCAACCATTATTCAGTCCATTCGTGCTCCACCTAAAGCTTCTTCCCAAATTCCTGGATTCCTTCTGGATGGCAAAAAGCTAAAAGAGCAGCAAGGGGTGGACCTGAAATCTAGCTATCCTAGAGGAGACAAGGTCCTTACTCCTCTGGCAGAGTCTAATGGGACGTCTCGCACAGACGGCAAATGGCCTCCAAATCAGATAAGACCTGGTCATAACAACGGAGTTACTCACCTGGAGAGTGGGGAGCAACCAGCGGCTCAGAAACCAGACTTTCACCAAAAGTCCTCTGTGCTGACACAGTTCCCTCTGCTGGAGAGGATGAAAGGAAAGACGGCAGAGCAGCTAAAGATCTTGGAGGAGAACTTCTTGAGAAATAGCTTCCCCACACACGGTGATGTGGACAGTCTGTCAGCCACTACCCACCTGTCTCACCAGGAGATTGAGAGCTGGTTTGCTGAACGCCGTGCACTGCGCGACAACCTGGAGCAAGCCCTTCTCAATTCCATGGGCACTAAGAGGACCGGAGTAAGTGGCATTCCTGCCATCGCTGACAAACGCCTACATCAGCATCAACAAACTCAGCTAAATGGGATTCACAAGCCAAGCAGCGGCGGCCATCTTAAAAGCCCTCCTCCACCCACGCTCAGTCTGCCTATCCTGGCTCCCAGCACCATTGCACCTACCGCCCAAAATCAAAACTCCTGCTCAGTGCCTCCAGAGAGCCGATCCCTGGCGCTCCTCAAGGACGATTTTGCTCAAATGCGGTGGCCTTCCCCTGAGGAGTTCAGCCAGCTGGAGTGTCGGACAGGACTGGCTCGTACAGACCTTACTCGCTGGTTTAAGGACAGCCGCCTCCAGAGCGGCACCATGGAGCTGACAGAACTTTTTTACAACAACGGCGTTAATGGAGGTCAGGGGCTGCCTGCGTGCTCCCCTGAAAACGCCCCACCGAGCTTTATTCAGCGCTGTCAGGAAGGTGCTGTGGCCAACAGCAACACCGCCAGCaaggtgctggaggtggagtTGGGATGGCTGATGGAGCAGCGCGCCAGCAGTCAGCAGCACGATGAGCTCCATGAGCGCTTCGCTGGCAG ACTGAGGCAGCAGAACATGGGCGACTTAAAGAACGGAGGAGCGCGGGACGTGTTCGGGAGCTGGTTGGACGACGGACACCTGAGGAGAGGACGGGAGCTGCTCctggacagagagaggaagatgacGGAGGAAACATCTGGGAGGCTGACTGGATAA